A region of the Penicillium psychrofluorescens genome assembly, chromosome: 6 genome:
TTGTCTCTCATGTTGTGAGGGATATTCCTCGCATCCTAACTAGAAGTTAGCACAAGTATAACAGAGCTTACCGTGCGCGAAGGTCGACAAACCAGTAGTTTCTCAAACTCGCTCTCAAGATCCTTTGACTGAAGGTGGTTGTGCGCATCAGTATCCTTCTCCTTCGCATTGAATGCGGATATAGCAGCTTGAACACGAGAAAGGCGCTTGGGATTAGAGTCCTCTCTCGCAGTGGCCTTGTCAGAACCATGTCCCTTCGAGCTGTTCGAGGCATCGCTCTCGCCCGAGGGACCACGCTGTAGAGTTCCGAGAAAGTCCTTGATCTTAAGGTTCCCCGACAAATTGTCCGACTTTGGTCTAGGCTTTGCATCAGGCACCCTGGTAAGGGACGGCTGGTGGTAGTCGTAAAAGTTCCGCTGCTGGGCAGGACTATAGCCCTTGGGCGTATAGAGAGACATCTCCTCAGCCACACTGCGTCGCATGTGCACCGCCGGCTGTTGGGACGACGACCGGCTGGCCGGCGTGGATTCCTGTGCCCAGATCGGGGAGGGCATGTTATCGATCAAATCGGTTGGGCTCCGATTCTCCTTGTCACGGCTCTGCTTCGAGTCGTCCGGCTTGCGTCCACGCTGGGACCGCTTCAGCATGGCGGAAAGACTGGTGGACGATTTGGTCTTCTTAGGCTTGTGCTCTTTCGATCCCTCGTTGCCCGGTTCCTCCGATTTGCTGTCTTTCCTCTCCATGTAGTTTCTGAGAGATTTCAAGGAAACGGCActctttgtcttcttgtGTCCAGGGCCCACGGCCTCTTTGCTTGACTTGGGGGTTGGCAAGGCACTGACGCCCGCATCGCGGTTGGGAGCTATCTCACCCAGTGGCAGCTGGTCCGGGGGGAGAGTGACCTCTTCTCCGAAGGGCATGGGGATCGTGTCCGAGGGCTTGCTACGGGGCAGCGGGCGTGAGGTAATCGCGTCATCCGCGGACTGGTTCCTCTTGTGTGGTTTCATGATGGCCCGAAACATGGACGACTTATTGGGCGCACGACTGGCATCGTCGAAGATCTGGGGACCGCTGTTGTCACTGGGGGCCATTGCTATCCACCGCTGACCAGCACCTGGGGGTAGGGTcagttgttgttgtggttgtagTTGTTGTCAGACCTGACAAGCACGGTGTTGTTGAACTCACGGGAGTTGTAGCAAACAAAAGCAacaagcaagaaaaagacaaggTACCTTGCGAAGGCAACTTGTCGAGGGCAGCTGcgaagggaagaaaagaaaagtgaGAAAACACGACAATGCTGGAACCGAAAGCCAAAAATGCAGAGTGGAGAGAAAAACAGAACAACAGAATAATGGCGGATGGACCGGAGATATGTATGAAGAGGAGTACTACTAAGTGCTGCCAACAGCAACCGTCATCTCGGAGATCCACCCGGGCAGACTAGCGATCCTTGGGGTTGGTTGGTGATCTAAACACCGTGAGGCGGCGGTTGCGACGGCAACGGGCGATGGCGGTGAGTGTAGTGTATGAAGTCCAGGACACTATTCATTTAATCTATTTCTAGTCTGACTGGATGGGAAATATTGTTGTTATTGTGATGCTCTGTAGTCCTTTCCCGATGGTTTGCTGGTGGTAGTCCGTGGTTGTTACTTTGTTGGGCTGGTCGATTTGGTCCGCATCTGTATACTTACAGAAATATATCTCAACAAGACACCCACTCAGCACCATCCTCTCCACAGTTTAATTCAATAGTTCAATATACAATGACAATCACTCCTAGAGACTATTGCACATGATGATTCTGCAGTGGGTACAACAATAGTCAGGAGACAACCCTAACAAACTACCTCATTGTTGTGATTCCGATCGCTGTCTCACCTACAGTACTACGCCCTGCATCCCTCCGAAATACACCTTGTGTCCCCGTTTCAACCCCAAACCATTTCCCCGAGCTAGATCTCCTGATCTGCCCGCGTGAGTGCACAGCGCGTGTGCGACTTCAAATGCTCCGGATCCAATGGGGCCACGATCCCGGTGGACGTTTGCGACCTCAGCATTCCAGAGGCAGCAACACCCGTTCAGGGACCATTCATGTACAACAACAAGTCAAGAAAGTACCCCGACAACATATGTGTTGAGCAAGTTTGGCTTCTGACTACGGGACCGGTGTACGTCAGTTGCTCGAGCGGTCTGGAGCAGACCCGCCTTGGTTCAGCATCATCGCATTGTTCGGGCAGAATCGGATTCCCTCAGTCGCCAACAGGGTCCTTGTGTTCTGATGAACCGATCATAGCCTGATAGCCAGAAACTTTATTACCACCCGGATCCCCGTTTCtgagaaaagaaagtccCTCCCACGCCCGTCATGAACTGCCCCTCGCGGACCGACGAGACCCTCGACCATCCCGGCTGGAACCAGAACCCGCCCTCCCTAAGCCCGGACACCACCACGCGCCAGGACTTTAATGGCATCGCCAATTCCCGGGTCCACCGCAAGCATGCAGCGAGCACCGACAGCACATCGGGCGAGGACACAATGGCGATAGATCCACGGCCGCACATGCAGGATGAAGACCCCGCCATCGAGAAGGACCGCGACGGCGAAGTGGTCGCTGCTGTTGCCTCGGGGTGTCAACGACCACCCTCGAGGCCCAGCGGGTCACCACCTCGCCGTCCCTTTGGAACCTTTCTCTCGGATTCTGCGCTGCACTGCGCCCGCAGTGTGGCCAAGTTCGGTCGCTTCCTCGGGCCCGGGTTTTTGATTGCTGTTGCCTATATCGATCCCGGAAACTATGCCACGGATGTTGCGGCCGGCGCAGACTTCAAATATGCGTTGCTGTTTATTGTGCTCTTGTCCAATCTCTTCGCTATCCTTCTTCAGTCCCTGTGCATCAAACTGGGCTCCGTCACCGGCCTCAACTTGGCGGAGAACTGTCGGCAGCATCTCCCGCGATGGCTGACGATCACCTTGTATATCTTTTCAGAGGCGGCAATTGTGGCTACTGATATTGCGGAGGTTTGTCTCTCTCGGTTTTGTATTCTGTGGAATTCTCGATAACTAACGCCCTTGGCAGGTGGTTGGATCGGCAATCGCGCTGAACCTGCTCTTGAAAATTCCGCTAGTGGCCGGATGCGCCATTACCCTGGCGGATGTTCTATTTCTGCTAATCTTCTATCGACCCAATGGACCGATGTGGGGGCTCCGTTTGTTCGAGTTCTTTGTTATGGCTCTTGTGATTGGGGTTGTCATATGCTTTTGTCTTCAACTATCCCTGATCAAGGACCAGTCCGTGGGGGAAGTCTTCCGGGGCTATCTACCATCACCTGTCATCGTACAGTCAAACGGGTAAGTTCTGATCTCTAGACCCGGGTGAAACCTCACTGACGTGATACCTGCTAGCTTATACCAAAGCTGCGGCATTCTTGGTGCCACCGTGATGCCGCACTCTCTATTCTTGGGAAGTGGCGTGGTCCAGTCACGCCTAAAAGACTTCGATGTCACTGCAGGATATGTCGAGGCCACGGTGCCGCTAGGAAGTACCGGCGGCGAAGTGGAGTATCGGCCAACGATCCATGCAATCCGTAGCTGCATGAAATACTCGATCATCGAACTGACCTTGTCACTATTTACCTTTGCGCTGTTTGTCAACAGCGCTATCCTCATTGTCGCGGGCGCTTCGCTACATGATGTAGCTGACAGCGGCAACGCCGACCTCTTTGGAATACACAAACTTCTCTCACATTCGGTTGCCCCGGCCGCCGGCCTCATATTTGCCTtggccctcctcctctccggAATCTCTGCGGGCATTGTCTGCACCATGGCGGGACAGATGGTCAGCGAGGGAATGCTGAACTGGAGCATTAAACCCTGGATGCGAAGGCTCATCACCCGGTCTATCAGCATTGTCCCTAGCATTATCAtcgctggcgctgttggCAAAGACGGGTTGGACAAAACTCTGACGGCTAGTCAGGTTGTCCTGAGTATCATCTTGCCATTTGTCTCGGCGCCGCTCATCTATTTTACTTGTCTCAATCGGTACATGACGGTGCCTGCCGAACAAACCGTTGACAGTGAGGGCGAGATGCACGTGGAACAAATCCCCATGCGGAACAGCCTGGTCCTCTCCGTGATCGCCGTACTGGTATGGCTGCTCATTGTCATTATGAATATTGCATTGCTGGTGCTACTGGGAATGGGCAAGACATCTTAAACATAGGAGCCACAGGCTCCTTCATTGCATAAGAAACGATAGATCATGAAATGAACGCTGCATTATTTTACCACATCCCTCATGGTATATGAAAACGACTCAGCCTAAAAGGGCATATCCACGAATAGTAAACCCATAATCTCCCCAACTCCAAACACAAAAGCAGACAGCAAAAATCACTATCACGCCGCACCTCCCGCGGGCTCCTTCAGCTGCGCCTGCTCCGGTGGCTCATCAATGAACTGCGGCGGCGC
Encoded here:
- a CDS encoding uncharacterized protein (ID:PFLUO_009078-T1.cds;~source:funannotate), which codes for MNCPSRTDETLDHPGWNQNPPSLSPDTTTRQDFNGIANSRVHRKHAASTDSTSGEDTMAIDPRPHMQDEDPAIEKDRDGEVVAAVASGCQRPPSRPSGSPPRRPFGTFLSDSALHCARSVAKFGRFLGPGFLIAVAYIDPGNYATDVAAGADFKYALLFIVLLSNLFAILLQSLCIKLGSVTGLNLAENCRQHLPRWLTITLYIFSEAAIVATDIAEVVGSAIALNLLLKIPLVAGCAITLADVLFLLIFYRPNGPMWGLRLFEFFVMALVIGVVICFCLQLSLIKDQSVGEVFRGYLPSPVIVQSNGLYQSCGILGATVMPHSLFLGSGVVQSRLKDFDVTAGYVEATVPLGSTGGEVEYRPTIHAIRSCMKYSIIELTLSLFTFALFVNSAILIVAGASLHDVADSGNADLFGIHKLLSHSVAPAAGLIFALALLLSGISAGIVCTMAGQMVSEGMLNWSIKPWMRRLITRSISIVPSIIIAGAVGKDGLDKTLTASQVVLSIILPFVSAPLIYFTCLNRYMTVPAEQTVDSEGEMHVEQIPMRNSLVLSVIAVLVWLLIVIMNIALLVLLGMGKTS